In Azospirillum baldaniorum, one DNA window encodes the following:
- a CDS encoding response regulator transcription factor, translated as MQADAARTVYVVDDDPAMRHSLGWLIGSLGVAVESFGSGEEFLRAMRADRPGCLVTDVRMPGMSGLELQDTLARAGSVLAVVVITGHGDVPMAARAFRAGAVDVIEKPFNDQLLLDRVHEALEKSRRAWEAQARKGHVRALLGRLTPRERQVADLVVQGKPNKVIAAEINLSLKTVEVHRHNVMDKLEVASVSDLTRLLIEAE; from the coding sequence ATGCAGGCTGACGCGGCCCGCACCGTCTACGTGGTGGACGACGATCCGGCGATGCGCCATTCGCTGGGCTGGCTGATCGGCTCGCTGGGCGTGGCGGTGGAGTCCTTCGGTTCCGGCGAGGAGTTCCTGCGCGCCATGCGCGCCGACCGGCCCGGCTGCCTCGTCACCGACGTGCGGATGCCGGGGATGAGCGGGCTGGAGCTGCAGGACACGCTGGCCCGCGCCGGCTCCGTCCTGGCCGTGGTGGTCATCACCGGCCACGGCGACGTGCCGATGGCCGCCCGCGCCTTCCGCGCCGGGGCGGTGGATGTCATCGAGAAGCCCTTCAACGACCAGCTTCTGCTCGACCGGGTGCACGAGGCGCTGGAGAAATCCCGGCGGGCGTGGGAGGCGCAGGCGCGCAAGGGCCATGTCCGCGCCCTGCTGGGCCGCCTGACCCCGCGGGAGCGGCAGGTCGCCGATCTGGTGGTGCAGGGCAAACCGAACAAGGTCATCGCCGCGGAGATCAACCTCAGCCTGAAGACGGTGGAGGTGCACCGCCACAACGTCATGGACAAGCTGGAGGTCGCCTCCGTCTCCGACCTGACCCGGCTGCTGATCGAAGCCGAATAG
- the trxC gene encoding thioredoxin TrxC — MSDLLHVACPNCDTLNRMPRGRLDQPGAGKCGRCGQPLFQGKPIPLTAARFTAQAERSDLPLLIDFWAEWCGPCRMMAPVFEQAAGQLEPHVRLAKVDTEAAPDLAARFGVRSIPTLVLVHHGREVARTAGAMPLPALLGWVRQAMAAV; from the coding sequence ATGTCCGACCTTCTGCACGTCGCCTGCCCAAACTGCGATACTCTGAACCGCATGCCACGCGGACGCCTGGACCAGCCCGGCGCCGGGAAATGCGGCCGTTGCGGGCAGCCGTTGTTCCAGGGCAAGCCGATCCCGCTCACCGCCGCCCGCTTCACGGCCCAGGCGGAGCGCAGCGACCTGCCGCTGCTCATCGACTTCTGGGCGGAGTGGTGCGGGCCGTGCCGGATGATGGCGCCGGTCTTCGAGCAGGCCGCCGGCCAGTTGGAACCCCACGTCCGTCTCGCCAAGGTCGACACCGAGGCCGCACCCGATCTCGCCGCCCGCTTCGGCGTGCGCAGCATCCCGACCCTCGTCCTGGTCCACCATGGGCGCGAGGTGGCGCGCACCGCCGGGGCGATGCCGCTGCCCGCCCTGCTCGGCTGGGTGCGGCAGGCGATGGCGGCCGTTTGA